In Phreatobacter cathodiphilus, the genomic window CTTGGTGACGATGCCCATCAGCATGAGGATGCCGATGACCACCGGCATGGAGATGGCGTTGTTGGTGAGCAGCAGGGCGATGATGACGCCGCCGAGGGAGAGCGGCAGCGACATCAGGATGGTCAGCGGCTGGAACACCGAGTGGAACAGCAGCACGAGCACTCCGAGCACCATCAGCAGGCCCGTGCCCATGGCCATGGCGAAGCCCTGGAACACCTCCTCCATCACCTCCGCGTCGCCGCCGCGCTGGAACGAGACGCCGGCGGGCAGGTTGCGCGCGGCCGGAAGGGCGAAGACCTTTTCCAGGGCCGGGCCGATCTCCAGCCCGCCGCCGAGGTCGGTGCCGATATTGACGCGGCGCACCCGGTTGTAGCGTTCGATGGAGGAGGGGCCCTGGCCGAAGGTGATGTCGGCGACGGCCGTCAGCGGCACCTGCTGGCCCGACGGCGTCGTCACCGTCAGCGCCGAGAGGATGTCGAGCCTGGCGCGCGCGTCCGTGTCGAGCTGCACGCGGATCGGGACGAGCCGGTCGCCGGCATTGAACTTGGCGAGGTTCGCCGCCACGTCGCCGATCGTGGCGATGCGCACCGCTTCGGAGATCTGGTCGGTGGTGATGCCGTAGCGCGCGGCTTCGTCGGTCTTCGGAACGATGCGGATTTCCGGCCGGTCGAGGCCCGCCGTGGCCGCGACGTTCACGAAGCCGGGGATCTGGCGCATCTCCGCTTCGAGATTGGCCACCGCTTTCGACAGGTTCGCCGCGTCGTTGCCGCGCACGATGATGGAGAGCTCCCGCTCGCCGCGATCGTTGACGTACCAGGCGCGGATGTCCGGGATCTGGGTGAAGAGCGGCGAGGTCGCCTGCTGGATCTGGCGCTGCTTGCGCTCGCGCTTCGACTTGTGGACCAGTCGGACGATCACCGTGGCGCGTCGGATCTCCAGCGTTCCCACCGGGTTCGAGCCGCCGATGACGAGGACGGATTCCACCTCCGGCGTCTTCTCGCGGATCAGCTTGGCGAGCTGGTCGGAGCGCGCCCGCGTGTCCTCCAGCGTCGAGCCCGGCGGCAGCTCCATGGAGATGACGAAGCGCGCCTCGTCGGGGAAGGGGATGAAGCCGGTGGGCAGGAACTTCACCGCCCAGATCGACACCGCGAAGACGCCGATGCCGGCGAGCAGCGTCAGGTAGCGGAAGCGGATCGTTCCCGACAAAAAGCGCAGATAGCTCCGCATCAGGATGCCGTCCTTCGGCTCCTTGTGCGCGTGCGGCCTGAGGAAATAGGCCGCCAGCATGGGCGTGATCAGTCGGGCCACCAGCAGCGAGAACAGCACGGCGATGGCGACGACGAGGCCGAACTGCTTGAAGTACTGGCCGGCGATGCCGCCCATGAACGACACCGGCGCGAAGACGGCGACGATGGTCAGCGAGATGGCGATGACGGCGAGGCCGATCTCGTCCGCCGCCTCCATGGAGGCGCGGTAGGGCGACTTGCCCATCTTCATGTGTCTGACGATGTTCTCGATCTCGACGATGGCGTCGTCGACCAGGATGCCGGTCACCAGGATGATGGCCAGCAGCGAGACGAGGTTCATCGAGAAGCCCATCATGTCGATCACCCAGAAGGTCGGGATGATCGACAGCGGCAGCGCCACGGCGGAGATGAGCGTGGCGCGGAAATCGCGCAGGAACAGGAAGACGACGATGACGGTGAGGCCGGCGCCCTCCAGCAGCATGGTCATGGCCGAGGTGTGGTTGCCGGCCGTGTAGTTCACCGAGTTGTCGATCTCGGTAAAGGTGATGCTGGGATGGGCGGCCCGCAGTTCATTGATCTTGGCGCGGGCCAGCGCCGCGACCCGCACGTCGGAGGCGCCCTTCGAGCGGAAGACCTGGAAGGCGACCGTCGGGATTTCGCCGTTGAGGCGTGTGAAGCTCTTCGGTTCCTCGTAGAGATCGGTGACCGTGCCGAGGTCGGAGAGCACCACCTCTCGCCCGGCGGGGAGCACGATGCGGGTGGAGGCGAGTTCCTCCACCGTCTGCGCGCCCGCCAGCGTGCGGATCGACTGCTGCTGGCCGCCAATGTCGCCCTGGCCGCCGGCGAGGTCGACATTGGTGGCGCGAAGCTGGCGGTTGACGTCGCCCGCGGTGATGCCGAGGGCCATCAGCCGGTTGGGATCGAGCGCGACGCGGATCTCGCGCAGCACGCCGCCGTTGCGGCTGATGCGGCCGATGCCGCGCAGGCCCTGCAGCTCGCGCTTCACCGTGTCGTCGACGAACCAGGAGAGCTGCTCGAGGGTCTTGGCGGGGGCAGCGACGGCCACCGTCATGATGGCCTGATTCTCGATGTCGAGCCGCTCGATGATCGGCTCGTCGATGTTGCGCGGCAGATCGGCGCGGATCTTGGCGATGGCGTCCTTGACGTCATTCAGCGCCCGGTCGGTGTTCACCTCGAGGCGGAACTCCACCACCGTCGACGACTGGCCGTCGGTGAGGTTGGAGATGACGTTCTTGACGCCGGTGATGTTGGCGACCGCGTCCTCGACGCGCTTGGAGATCTGGCTCTCGAGCTCGGCCGGCGCGGCGCCCGCCTGGGTCACCCGCACCTGGATGAGCGGCACGTCGATGTTGGGAAAGCGCGTGATCGGCAGGTTGTTGTAGCTCATCCAGCCGAGGAAGCAGAGCACGATGAACAGCACGATCGAGGGGACCGGCTGCCGGATCGAATAGGCGGAGATGTTGAAGGACGACATGGCCCGCCTCCTCAGCGCTGCACGGCCGCGACCGGGGTCACCCGGTCGCCGTTGCGCACGAAGCTGCCCGAAACCGAGACCACCTCCTCGCCCTCGGCGAGGCCGTCGCGGATCTCGACCCGCCCCTGGGCGCGCAGGCCCGGCACCACGGTCCGCGTCTCCACGACGCCGTTCTTCACCACCTGGACGGTCGTGGTCGGCCCGAACATCACCGCCGACAGCGGCACGGTGAGGCCGGTGGAGCGCGCCACCTCGACGGTCGCACGGCCGAAGGCGCCGAGCGGCGGGCGCTCGTCGGCGGTCAGGGTGACGCGGACACGGCCGAGCCGGTTTGTGCGGTTCACCTCCGGCGCGACCAGACGGACGGTGCCGGCGAAGGGCTTATCGTAGCCCGCCGCCTCGATCGTCGCCGGTTGGCCGGGACGCATGCGGGCCAGCGTCGTCTCCGGCACGTCGGCCTCGAGCTCGACCTCGGAGTCGGCGATGATGCGGAAGAGCGGATCGCCGGCCGCGGCGGCCAGAGCGCCGAGGCGTGCCGTGCGGCGGGAGATGGTGCCGCCGACCCTGGCCTTGATCTCGGTGCGCGCGATGCGCAGCTCGATGTCGCGGCGCTGGGCCCGGGCGAGCACGAGGTCGGCCTCGGCGAGTGCGAGGGCGTTGGTCGCGGATTCGACCCGCGCCCCGGCGCTGCGGGCGGCGCTCGTCCGCTGGTCGAGCGCATCCGCGGTGGATGCGCCGCTGCGCTGGAGCTGCTGGGTGCGCTCGAGCTGCTGCTGGGCGAGGGTGCGGGCGGCCGTCGCTTCGGTGATCTGCGCCCGCGCCTGGGCGATCGCGGCCTCGGCGCGGCTGATCTGGGCGGCGTTCTGCGCGAGCTGGACGTCGAGCATCTCGCGGTTGAGGCGGGCGAGCACCTGGCCGGCGACGACCTTGTTTCCCTCCTCGGCGAGGATCTCGACGATGGTCAGGCCGTCGACCTCCGGCGAGACCATGACCTCGTCGCGGGCGACGAAGGAGCCGGTGACGATGACGGTCTCGCGCAGCTCGGTGCGTGCGGCCGCCGCGACCGTGATGGCGGGCGCGACCGTCTGGGCACCTGCGGCGCCGGCGAGGGCGCCGGCCAGAATGCCGGCGAGAACGAGGGAGCGGACAGGGGCGGTCATGGGGTGTTCAGCCTATCGTCGGCCGGCGTGGCGGGTGGCAGCAGCATGGAACGCAGGATGGAAAACATCAGCGCGACATGGGGCTCGGGGTCGAAACGGGTGTCGCGGGCGCGCCGCAGCATGAGGCCGTCGGCGAAGGTGATGAGGAACTGCACGGCACGTTCGAGGTCGGCGTCGGGATGGGT contains:
- a CDS encoding efflux RND transporter periplasmic adaptor subunit, with amino-acid sequence MTAPVRSLVLAGILAGALAGAAGAQTVAPAITVAAAARTELRETVIVTGSFVARDEVMVSPEVDGLTIVEILAEEGNKVVAGQVLARLNREMLDVQLAQNAAQISRAEAAIAQARAQITEATAARTLAQQQLERTQQLQRSGASTADALDQRTSAARSAGARVESATNALALAEADLVLARAQRRDIELRIARTEIKARVGGTISRRTARLGALAAAAGDPLFRIIADSEVELEADVPETTLARMRPGQPATIEAAGYDKPFAGTVRLVAPEVNRTNRLGRVRVTLTADERPPLGAFGRATVEVARSTGLTVPLSAVMFGPTTTVQVVKNGVVETRTVVPGLRAQGRVEIRDGLAEGEEVVSVSGSFVRNGDRVTPVAAVQR
- a CDS encoding efflux RND transporter permease subunit; this encodes MSSFNISAYSIRQPVPSIVLFIVLCFLGWMSYNNLPITRFPNIDVPLIQVRVTQAGAAPAELESQISKRVEDAVANITGVKNVISNLTDGQSSTVVEFRLEVNTDRALNDVKDAIAKIRADLPRNIDEPIIERLDIENQAIMTVAVAAPAKTLEQLSWFVDDTVKRELQGLRGIGRISRNGGVLREIRVALDPNRLMALGITAGDVNRQLRATNVDLAGGQGDIGGQQQSIRTLAGAQTVEELASTRIVLPAGREVVLSDLGTVTDLYEEPKSFTRLNGEIPTVAFQVFRSKGASDVRVAALARAKINELRAAHPSITFTEIDNSVNYTAGNHTSAMTMLLEGAGLTVIVVFLFLRDFRATLISAVALPLSIIPTFWVIDMMGFSMNLVSLLAIILVTGILVDDAIVEIENIVRHMKMGKSPYRASMEAADEIGLAVIAISLTIVAVFAPVSFMGGIAGQYFKQFGLVVAIAVLFSLLVARLITPMLAAYFLRPHAHKEPKDGILMRSYLRFLSGTIRFRYLTLLAGIGVFAVSIWAVKFLPTGFIPFPDEARFVISMELPPGSTLEDTRARSDQLAKLIREKTPEVESVLVIGGSNPVGTLEIRRATVIVRLVHKSKRERKQRQIQQATSPLFTQIPDIRAWYVNDRGERELSIIVRGNDAANLSKAVANLEAEMRQIPGFVNVAATAGLDRPEIRIVPKTDEAARYGITTDQISEAVRIATIGDVAANLAKFNAGDRLVPIRVQLDTDARARLDILSALTVTTPSGQQVPLTAVADITFGQGPSSIERYNRVRRVNIGTDLGGGLEIGPALEKVFALPAARNLPAGVSFQRGGDAEVMEEVFQGFAMAMGTGLLMVLGVLVLLFHSVFQPLTILMSLPLSLGGVIIALLLTNNAISMPVVIGILMLMGIVTKNAIMLVDFAVEKTREGMSRREAILDAGRKRARPIIMTTLAMGAGMIPPALGAGDGGEFRAPMAIAVIGGLLVSTVLSLVFVPSFYTVMDDVGRFFGWIFGRFVGPSDETDEAHAGHGGHGAPPLLLPADASPPGEAPRPIRVAAE